The stretch of DNA CCGAGCCCGTCCGGCCGGTCGCCCTCGTACTCCGCGTAAGGGGTCTCACCGACCACCGCCACGGCCGCCTGGTAGCTGTCGTCGACGCCTTCTCCGTTGCGGGAGTAGTCGACCTGCGCACCGGGCGCGGACCGCCGGATGCCCTCGAGGATCGTGGTGCCCTCGGTGACGTCCCCGCTCCCGCCCTGCCAGGAGATCGTCCAGCCGCCGCTCTGGTTGCCGATGTCGTCGGCGTTCTTGCCCGCCACGAAGATCTTGCCGTCCTTGGCCAGCGGGAGCACCCCGTCGTTCTTGAGCAGCACCTGCGACTCGCGGACCGCTTCGCGCGCCAGCGCCCGGTGCTGCTCGCCGCCGACCTCGGGAAGGAGGTCGCGCTGGGCGAACGGGCGCTCGAACAGGCCGAGCTCGAACTTCTTAGTGAGGATGCGCCGGTTCGCGTCGTCGATGCGCGTCATCGGCACCCGGCCGGATTCCACCTCGGCGCGCAGGTAGTCCAGGAACTTCTCGTGCCGATCGGACATCATGATCATGTCCAGCCCTGCGTTGACCGAGGCGCGCACCTCCTCCGGCGTGAAGTCCTCCCGCCCGTCGATCTTGTCGATGGCGTCGTAGTCGGAGACCACGATGCCGCCGAAGCCGAGCTCGTCCTTGAGCACGTCGGTGACGAGGTAGCGGTTCGCGTGCAGCTTCACGTCGTTCCAGCTGCTGTAGGAGATCATCACCGAACCGGCGCCGCGCTCGATCGCCTCGCGGAACGGCGGCAGGTGGATCTCGCGCAGCTCCTGCTCGCTGATCTCGGCGTTGCCCTGGTCGTCGCCGCCGGTGGTGCCGCCGTCGCCGACGTAGTGCTTCGCGGTCGCCAGCACCGAGGACGGCGAACCGCCCAGGCGCTCGCCTTGCAGCCCGGTGACCGCGCTGCTCATCGCCGATGCCTGCTGCGGCGTCTCGCCGAAGGATTCGTAGGTGCGGCCCCAGCGGTCGTCGCGCGCCACGCACAGGCAAGGTGCGAAGTCCCAGTCGATGCCGGTGGCGGCGACCTCTTCAGCCGTCGCCGCGCCGATGCGCCGCACCAAGTCCGGGTCCGCGGTCGCGCCGAGCCCGATGTTGTGCGGGTAGATCGTCGCGCCGTGCACGTTGTTGTGGCCGTGCACCGCGTCCACGCCGTAGAGCAGCGGAATTCCCAGCGGCGTGGCCAGCGCCGCGCGCTGGTACTCGTCGTACATGTCCGCCCAGGCTTCGGCGGTGTTCGGCTCGGGCGCGGAACCGCCGCCGCTGAGCACCGAGCCGAGGCGGTACTGCGCCGCTTCCTGCGGCCCGGCGGCGACCCGCTCGGACTGCACCATCTGCCCGAGCTTGTCGTCCAGCGACATCCGCGACATCAGGTCCTGCACGCGTTCCGGCACGGGTGCGGCCGGGTCGCGGTAGCCGGGCTGCTCGGTGACCGCGGGCGTGAAACCGGCGGTGAGCAGCGCGGCCGCAGCGAGGCCGGTCACGGTCAGCGATGTCCGCAAACGTCGGCCCCGCATCGATCCTCCTCATCGAGAACGCATGTTCCGGGCGATTCCGCCATTCCGAACGTTAAGGAACGGTTCCCCGCGTTTCTTCCGCCGAACGGCCGCACCGGACTCCGGGAATTTCCCAACCGCATTTCCGCGGACGATCCGCGAGGATCGACCGCTGCACCTGCGAGGACGGCGAACGGTCCTTCTGGAGGAATGGCGGATCATCGGCAGCCACACTTTCGGCCGTGGCCGGGGTGCGCGCGCGGCGCTTAACCTGCCGGAAGATCATCGGAGGTGGCCGTGCCGGAAAAGTCGAAACGGCGGGGCGTGCTGCGCGCGCTGCTGTGCCCAGCCCTGCTGCTGCTCACCGCGACACCCGCGGTCGCAGCACCGGCCGCCCCGGCCCAACCGGAGCCGGTGCGCGAAACGGTGTGGGTGGACACCGGCCTCGACAACGACGGCGACGGCGCGACCGACCGGGTCGCCGCCGACATCGTCCGCCCGCCGACGGACCGGCCGGTCCCGGTGATCATGGACGCGAGCCCCTACTACTCCTGCTGCGGCCGCGGCAACGAGGACGAGCGCAAGACCTACGACGAGCAGGGCCGCCCGCAGGGTTTCCCGCTGTTCTACGACAACTACTTCGTGCCGCGCGGCTACGCGACGGTGCTGGTGGACCTGGCGGGCACGAACCGCTCCGAAGGCTGCGTGGACGTCGGCGGCGAGTCCGACGTGACCTCGGCGAAAGCCGTCATCGACTGGCTCAACGGGCGCGCGAAGGCTTACCAGCGCCCCACCGGCGGCGCCGAGGCGGACGCCGGCTGGTCCACCGGCGACACCGGCATGATCGGCAAGTCCTACGACGGCACGATCGCCAACGGCGTCGCCGCGACCGGTGTGGAGGGCCTGCGCACGATCGTGCCGATCGGGGCGATCAGCTCCTGGTACGACTACTACCGCTCGGACGGCGTCAGCTTCGGAACCGACCCGCGAGGGCTCGCCGAGAGCGTCGAGGAGGGCGGTGGCCGACCGGACTGCGGCCCGGTCAAGCAGCGGCTCGACGAAGGCGCACCGGCCAACGGCGACACGACGCCGATGTGGCGGCAGCGCGACTACGCACCGGACGCGGGCGAAGTCCGGGCCAGCGTGTTCGCCGTGCACGGGCTGGGCGACCTCAACGTCAAGACGATCCAGTTCGGGCAGTGGTGGGACGCGCTGGCCTCCCACGACGTGCAGCGGAAGGTGTGGCTGAGCCAGACCGGCCACGTCGACCCGTTCGACTTCCGCCGCGCGGAGTGGGTCGACACGCTGCACCGCTGGTTCGACCACTACCTCAAGGGCGCGGACAACGGCGTCGAGCACGAACCGGCCGCGAGCATCGAACGCGCCCCGGACGAGTGGTCCGACGAACCCGGCTGGTCCGGCGAGACCGCCGCGCCGACCACGCTGCACCCGGCTCCCGGCGAGTCCCCGGGACTGGGCGGGCTCGGCGTCGCGCCCGCGGACGGCCAGGAGTCGTTCACCGACGACGGACACAGCACCGAGTACGACTGGGCCGAGCATCCGGATCAGCCCGCGGCGAACCGGACGCTGTTCACCTCAGCGCCGTTGCAGCAGGACATGCGGGTCGCGGGCACCGGATCGGTGTCGGTGCGCGCGACGCCGGGCACCTCCAGCGCGCACCTGTCGGCGATGCTGGTCGACTACGGCCCGGCGACCACCCGCGACGCGCTGGGACCGGGTGAGGGCATCCGCACCCTGGACACCGAGTCCTGCTGGGGCGCGAACCGCCCCGGTGACGACGCCTGCTACCGGGACACCGAAGCCACGAAGTCCGATGTGGACTACCAGATCGTGGCGCGCGGCTGGGCCGACCTGGCCAACCACGAGTCGCTGTCGCAGGAGACCCCGTTGCAGCCGGGGAATCCGTACGAGATGACGTTCCGGCTGGGCACCACCGATCACGTCGTGCCTGCGGGGCACCGGCTCGGGTTGATCGTCGCGGGCACCGACGGATCCACGATCCAGCCTCCCGAGCAGCCCGGACGGGTCGATCTCGGGCTGGCGGGCACCTCGGTGTCGGTGCCGGTCGTCGGCGGCCCCGCGGCCGCGACCGCGGCCGGCCTGGCGGAGCAGCCCAGCAGCGCCCCGACCGTGCGGCCGGACCGCACCCCATCCCGCCCGACACCCCGCATCAACGGCGACATCCCGGAGTGAAGGACTCCGTCGCCGCGATAGGCCGAGCGACGGCCCCCATCGCTCACCTCCCATCCACACCGAAACCGACACGCACGCGCACCACCCGACCGGTGCCGATGGACTCCTCGGCCCCAATGGGCCGGGCTACGGTCCCCGTCACCACTCGATGGCTCCGGTCCGGGAGCTGCGCGAACCGCACCCGAACCACCCTCTAGAGTCGGGCCGTGCGTTTCGTGCTGGCCTCCGCCTCCCCCGCCCGCCTGTCCGTGCTGCGCGCCGCCGGGATCGAACCGGTCGTGCGGGTCTCCGGGGTGGACGAGGACGCCGTCGCAGCCGCGCTGGTCGATCCGGAACCCGCCGAGCTGGTCACCGCGCTGGCAGCGGCCAAGGCCGAAGCGGTCCGCGCAGGCGAGCAGGACGCGGTGGTCGTCGG from Saccharopolyspora sp. SCSIO 74807 encodes:
- a CDS encoding glycoside hydrolase family 3 protein, translated to MRGRRLRTSLTVTGLAAAALLTAGFTPAVTEQPGYRDPAAPVPERVQDLMSRMSLDDKLGQMVQSERVAAGPQEAAQYRLGSVLSGGGSAPEPNTAEAWADMYDEYQRAALATPLGIPLLYGVDAVHGHNNVHGATIYPHNIGLGATADPDLVRRIGAATAEEVAATGIDWDFAPCLCVARDDRWGRTYESFGETPQQASAMSSAVTGLQGERLGGSPSSVLATAKHYVGDGGTTGGDDQGNAEISEQELREIHLPPFREAIERGAGSVMISYSSWNDVKLHANRYLVTDVLKDELGFGGIVVSDYDAIDKIDGREDFTPEEVRASVNAGLDMIMMSDRHEKFLDYLRAEVESGRVPMTRIDDANRRILTKKFELGLFERPFAQRDLLPEVGGEQHRALAREAVRESQVLLKNDGVLPLAKDGKIFVAGKNADDIGNQSGGWTISWQGGSGDVTEGTTILEGIRRSAPGAQVDYSRNGEGVDDSYQAAVAVVGETPYAEYEGDRPDGLGLDDEDLATIAKLRESGVPVVVLTVSGRPLDVAGELDGWNALLASWLPGSEGQGVADVLFGDHNPTGKLPMSWMRSFDQQPINEGDGQDALFPLGFGLRYPS
- a CDS encoding Xaa-Pro dipeptidyl-peptidase; protein product: MPEKSKRRGVLRALLCPALLLLTATPAVAAPAAPAQPEPVRETVWVDTGLDNDGDGATDRVAADIVRPPTDRPVPVIMDASPYYSCCGRGNEDERKTYDEQGRPQGFPLFYDNYFVPRGYATVLVDLAGTNRSEGCVDVGGESDVTSAKAVIDWLNGRAKAYQRPTGGAEADAGWSTGDTGMIGKSYDGTIANGVAATGVEGLRTIVPIGAISSWYDYYRSDGVSFGTDPRGLAESVEEGGGRPDCGPVKQRLDEGAPANGDTTPMWRQRDYAPDAGEVRASVFAVHGLGDLNVKTIQFGQWWDALASHDVQRKVWLSQTGHVDPFDFRRAEWVDTLHRWFDHYLKGADNGVEHEPAASIERAPDEWSDEPGWSGETAAPTTLHPAPGESPGLGGLGVAPADGQESFTDDGHSTEYDWAEHPDQPAANRTLFTSAPLQQDMRVAGTGSVSVRATPGTSSAHLSAMLVDYGPATTRDALGPGEGIRTLDTESCWGANRPGDDACYRDTEATKSDVDYQIVARGWADLANHESLSQETPLQPGNPYEMTFRLGTTDHVVPAGHRLGLIVAGTDGSTIQPPEQPGRVDLGLAGTSVSVPVVGGPAAATAAGLAEQPSSAPTVRPDRTPSRPTPRINGDIPE